Genomic window (Trichomycterus rosablanca isolate fTriRos1 chromosome 27, fTriRos1.hap1, whole genome shotgun sequence):
GTTACatacaaatatttttgtttattgtctGTATTGGATAAACATGAACTGTTACCATGGATTTATTGCTTTGTACATTGAATATGGTCAGTGCGCCTGTTCTGGCTGTAGGAGCATTTCGAATAGTTTGGGAATACGCCTCCCGTACACGTGACCTGGCTAAATCCAAATCTCTAAATCCCAATCTACACATTACCTTTGGTTACCTGTGCAAAGAAATCAACCCATTAGTAACTTAAGGGGATTGAAATGTTCTGATCCATGCACGATTAAGTACGATTAACTAACGTCTAGATGGCATGATTATAACTCTaggataaacaataaaacagaaaaaactaGGATTGGGTCTTTGGACACTCTGTgctttgtacttttttaccaTGTGCTTTATTCTTGATTTATGTTCTCAAAATCTCTTCCATCACATTACAGCTACCAGACTGAGCAAGTTGTGCTACAGCAGAGCTTCAGTTGCTTTTTTATCTAGCGTCAAATGAACCTGACTGAGTTgtccataaataaatattctattAAGGATTAATTCCATTCTATCCCAGACCAGACTTAAACCTAATGTTCACAGACTATTCACATTTGAAAGATCTGTccagggcactcgggtggcacagcaatcAAATGTCCTAGCCCACCACTACTGAGATATGAAATCTGTCTGATATCTCAGCTGCTTTATCGAccggccgggcgcctacacagacatgattgactctGTCTGTTGGGAGGAATGGTCGAAGGGATTCTCATTACTGGCTGGCGAAGGTGCCTGTACAAagatgaataatggagagcagtgcgtgattTCCTGTACGCTATACTGCTCTTTGTTTGAAACTACAacaaggtgaaaagaagcagttggcaACATCTTGGTTTGGATGGGGCGTGTATTAGGTACCGTCTTTCTCAATCAGGGCACGGGTCTGCAGCAACTGGGTAATCAGATACAGCTAGATCCtaaatgtatgaataaaatcttaataaaacacTCATCCAAATGAGTGAAGCTGTTGTATTTCTATGGAGTGGACAAGTGCCTACTATTTTTTAGCTCACATTGATTCATTCTACACAACCTATTATATACACGAGACATATGACTAGAACACAGTGGTTCACTTTAAGCACCTAGTGTTGCCAGCAAGTCACTAACTATGTGGAAGTGTACTAGGGCTCCCCAGTAAACTGTCTCATCAGTCTCAGTTGAAGACACAACATCCAGCTGTATGTGCTTGTAAATAAGTGCAAAAGACTGAAAAAAAGACCAGTTGTGCTCTCATCTCAGCTAGGAAGGGTTGTAGCGCTGCAGGATATAAACCTTCCTGCTGTAGCATTGTAACTGTAGGAATGTTAACTGTTTAATTGGATTATCTATACAACTTATCATTTCTTACAATTTAAATCATAAGTTATGATTGTATCCATTCTAACATCCATTATTGGATCACATTATGTAAAACTTGAATTCTGTAATCACACAGCCTATCTTTCAACCTTCAGTAATGTTTTCTATGGGCTGGGATGATGGGCACAAAAATTGTAAGATTATAATCTGCCACCCTCATCCCCCTTAAAACTACCCAGTGGACATTTGCATTTATTAAATCTGCCCATCACATAATTATCCCATGTTAATCAGAACACAGACATTGGCTAAAAACAATCAAAATCTCAGATACTGCGTTCACTGGAACGTTTTAGAACTGTGCTTTAAACCGAGTGCCAAAGACCCAAGTCCTCGCTAGTCTCCAAAAACCTCATGGCCATAATGACACAACACATTAAGAAACAAACTCATGATTTTGTGCAGTAATACAAAAGAACTCTAGCAGCTCggtctaaaaaaagaaaaagaaaaaatgagtATATTTGTTCAGTTTACAGGGTTTTGTGGTTGTGGCTGGTCTAGCTCTGTGTGCATTTGTTATTTGAGCCTTAATGAGGTGCAGTGGTTCTGAAAACCAGCAGCTAAGCTAAATCTACTCATTGTTGAGGTGCAAAGATCAGTTTCACAACATTTCACATGATTGCACTTGAAATATattcactttttatttttacatgggCAGTTTATAATTAGATTTTAAGTCTGCCAATTAAATAATCGATATGTATAATATCTCTAtagatttatattatattttatatatgtatatatatactgatctactgtatattaatagTTTAAATACATTAGTTTTTCACTTTGTGCAAACATAAATTGTGTAGTTTTTTACAAATTAGTGAATACTTTGCACTCTTTTTTGAATCAAACGTATAATCACTACAAAATGTCTACCGTGTTGATATGTGCGAGtgattgtatttgtattaatgtgCTTTTGTCAGTAATtccgtgtgtgtttgtggtctaGGAATAATTCCCACCCTGCCTGTACCCGTACCCTCCCTCCTCCGCTCCCTCCTGGACGTATTCCTCTCGTTTTTCCCATCCATCGGCCCATCCTCCGTTCAGTTGCGAGGTAGCTCCGTATGACTTGGCCGGACCGGCCAGGGCTCCATAGTTCTGTGTGATATCTCCGGTCTCCTCAGCCAGCTCGTCCTCGTCGATGAAGCCGCACTTCTCCTCGCTGGTCTGCTCCGGGTCGGCCCATGGTTGTTTTTCACCCGAAGCGAAGAGGCCATAGAAGATCACACCGCCATAATGGACCATAGAGGCGATGAGGAACACATACTGCCACTCTTCTCTGGTCTGAAGatgaaaaatgaaacaaaatcagATCTTGACCTGACGcgaacacatttctgaagtgcatACTGTGCCAAAATatacttatatatctgtatatattgtttataagaatagatacactactgctcctatcattgttattatgtCAGATGCACAATTcgcactatctatctatctatctatctatctatctatctatctatctatctatctatctatctatctttctatctatctatctatctatctatctatctatctatctatctatctatctatctatctatctatctatctatctatctactgtatctatctatctatctatctatctatctatctatctatctatctatctatctatctatctatctatattgatctatctgtctgtctctatctatctatctatctatctatctatctatctatctatctatctatctatctatctatctatctatctatctatctatctatctatctatctaaattaTATGTCCTATAAACATCTTAAAAATCTCTTGACAAGTACAGAGCATGTGATACAAACCTGCTCttcacagcattaaaaaaaacactttctaGGTCCTTCAGTGGCTCACTTGCACCTGTCTTACCTCTTAGATCTCAATTTTTTATGAAAATACAATGGTACATTGATACACTGTTCAAAGGATCGACCGAGCCATCACTGTCACAACAAAGGAAAACTGAGCACCTGCAGCAAAGCTCCAGCAATCATACTTCATAATAAATCATATTTCCTATAATAAAATCCACAGAGCATTCAAATCAAATCTTACTTAAGATATTCCTACCTTGTTTTTAGTCATGGCACCCACAATCAGAGGGCACACCATGCCCGAAAGGGTTCCCACTCCATTTGAGATGCCCATGAGAATACTGGCGTAACGTGGAGCAATGTCCAGGTGATTAACGTTAAAGCCTGGAGAAAAGACAAAATagtcattttgtttttttaatttgttcatACTTAAAACAAAAAGAAGGTTATTATTGTGCTGTATCTACATTTGTTTCTCTAGCTGACTGCAGTGAAGGTGCACAATTGGCTAAATATTAACTGCATTTTTAGGGTGTGGACTTCCTGCTACTATTTCTGACACCTTGCTGGAGCATTTGATTAAAAATAGACTGCACAGCCATCTTgtagagcagacacacacacacacacacacacacacacacacacacacggtgcaTTCTGTCTGCCAGCGTTGGAAGTAAGGCAGAAGAGGAAGGATGAATTATTTAACAAGCTCAGTAGCGATGCACTCGTCTTCAGCTACAGACAAAGGACTGAGAGAGCTGAGCAAACAGTCCAGAGAAGAGAAGCCCTAATTAAAGCAAAGTGGCGTCTTTAAGCATTTCTTTCTCTGTGCTAAGTCAAAAATTGCTAGAGATTATACTGTTATGTGAAAGAAACACCATATTTGTTACAcctttaaaatacaatacaatgcataagaatagatagaatagatagaGATACTGGTTTTGTTCAAAGTGGTATTGTGGTGTTGTCCTAAATCTGTTTATTGTGATCTAATTCACATTTACTCATAAGATTTAAGTTGTACATTTCTTTTACAATGTGATTAAACTATTGTGATAGAATATTAATAcaatattaatgcattttcttatAAGGTAACTCACCTGATATTGCAAAACCACTAAAGCCAACAGCTAACACTAGGAATGAGATGGCTACTCCTTTACTTTGAGAGTATCCTACTATCAGCAGCAGTGTGGCCTCCATACCAAAGCCTGTAAACAACAGAAATACTTTGGTTAGCTCATTTGTTCCTATTAAACATAATTTCAACATTAGAATTGATGATAAATAAAGgcaatataaaaacatttatgttTTCTACATTTGAAAGAAATCAGAAGTGTAAAAGTACATTATAGAACCACATTTAGGGCACTATgaagatagatagtagatagatagacagcacAATCaaggaaaaaagtaaaaatatttaGCCAGCATATTATAAATGGATATATGTTAAGGTTCATTAAAACAAAGACTAGATATATCTAGATGTTGCTATAGatcatataaacatataaacaatgtttaattcaaattgGGTACATTATTGGCTGGACAAAACAAGAAACAACTCTAATAAAGGTAAAGATGTTTATTAAACAGCCATGAGAGCTACACTGCCATAGTGAACATCCCCGTTAGTATGAGTACGTGGAAAGTTCATGGACAATAATTGTCCCCGGATAGTTGTGCCCAAAGCTAATGATAGAGATTATCAAAACAGAATCCAGCAATTACTTAAAAGAGTTGCAAAGTAACGTGAAAACAGTCAACCAGAAAgcaatgaacaacagtgtgttcTTCAATCCCACACTGCATCACTCAAGCATTtagacaaatcagaaaaaacacagataaaacacagcaaagaTTTACATGCAAACACAATACAGAGCTGCTATAAACTGCTATGAAATGCTGTATTGTCACTGTAAACTTAACTTTGGTCAGCTATTATGAAAACCttgttcactcatttattcattctgttCAGACACCATAACCTTTATGTCCTCTGGCACCACTGAGACTTGGCCGCCCATATGTAGTTTAGCCTAACATATCATCTATATTTATCGTGTGTTTCTGGTTTTTTATAAGAGAAAATCCCTGTACTCACCTCCACAGTTCATGATTTTCCTGACGTTGGTCGTAGACATGATATTCTTACTGCGCAGATGATCTGCTAGTTGCCCTCCAATGGGCACAATAATGGTCATCACCAAATGAGGAAGGGCGGACAACATGCCAACCTGAATAATAAAATCAGGGTCTTTTGTTAAACTTTATGATCGTTTATGATTACATATGTTTTGTTGTACAAGTTGGATCATCATCAAAAGGTTTGAGTTTAAGTGGCACCCTAAAACTGGATTTCAATGTGGTGATTTAGAGCAGTCAGTCCACTGTCTGCTGTTTTTAAAGTCTAAAACATCTGAAATATTGAGTATCTGGGTTTTCCTGACAACAGTTCTGACCTCAATTGCTATTAACAATCTTGGTATAAACTggaccttctcatccaacatcagtgcctgacctcacgaaCCCTTTATTAAACTCAATAGCCCACATTCTGACAGATACACTCCATGACCTAAAGATGGGATGGGATAATGTGGGATGTTTAACAAACCCATGTTTGGGTGTCTATATACTTCTGGCCATCTAGTGTATGCCTAGCATTTTGATAATATGACACCTCATTACGTACATCCAAATCTGAGATACTGTCTGTGCTCTTACCTTGCTGATCTCAAAGCCGAACACCTCCTCAAAGTACGCTGGCTGGCTAATGAGCAGAAGATAAAAGGTCCAGCTCCTGCAGAAGTTGGCAACAATGATTGCATAGACTGGCATAGAGGTGAAAAACTTTCTCCAAGGCGTCTTGAATTTCTGTGGGACACAGATATAATGAGACAATTAAAAGATGTAGCTAACACTACTGCCAAGATGATAGCTTTATGGGGATCTGTCTGTCTCAAAGCTGAAACTAATCAAAGCCTGGAATCCTACCACAACATTTtaaggagttagcatgggcGCTTTGCCTGGCCTGCTACTACGCAGCCGCATACAGAACAGTTCGATGCACTTTGAATGTTGGCACATTTACCTCATCGctagtattaaaatgatctgagCCACTGTATCCCTTCTGTTCAGACACCATAGCCTTTATGTCCTCTGGCACCATTGAGACTTGGCCGCCCAGCGACCTGTCGGTGGTTCGTGGCTTGTGTTCCCTAAGACTTCTGGCACCATTTTGGGGATACTTAAGCCACTTGTCAGCCATAACCATTTGACCCGTCTCATCTACTCCCTTCAACACTTgtactatgagtaactaccaacAGCTCAACATTTAATCATGACTGTGACACAACTGTTACAAAATAGGAATTTTCACGTACATATGGGGTGGGGTGAtcctttttttatatacactacaattaATAAACTGAtctaacaaacaaaaacaatcctaaataaaactgtttgaTAGTTTGTATGAGCATAGTATGGACATCCACAGTCTATACTGATCTATACTAATATTAACATATCATTAATGCTTTAACAACTTTACTTCTATCTAATCAAATGTTCCAAACTTGAAGGGCACTCTTCTGATGCAATAACTCAGAAACCACTGCCCAGTCCTGTGGTCAATATTTATTTGTCCTGACTTTCGACACCTCCTGCTCCCCAGGAGAAGgtgacattaaataaaatcaaatattaaATGGCAGCAGTATTGACTGAGACGAAATGCCTGAGTACATAAAAATCTATTGAGTTCTTGAAGCCCACAAGCATTGCCGTGTATTACTTTAAACCAGCAACACAACTGAAGACACTCAAACTAAAAACATAGGAAGATTATTCTCATTATACAGACACATCATGCAATCCTGACACAAATAGATCTGGATCTTTATTTTCTTTGGCTCAGCAGAACTAAAAGCCCTTTGGGTTTAAGGTAGGAACATGCTCGTTGCAGTAATTGTATCAGACGTTGAAGGGTGAGTAAGTAGGATGCCTTATGAAGAGAGAAGACCCAGGGGAGCGGAGATCAAAACAAGTGTGGTACGGATGATCTGCACCCTGCTTGTCTTCTGGATGAGCTCAGAGCTTTTAAGACTAAATTCAGTCTGACTCTGCAACACTTGCAAGCTTTTCAAGAGCCACATTCACCAAACAAAATAAAGTCCAGGAGTTTCTGCCACACCTATTACACCCATTGTTCCAGCTTTGTGGCGACAGTTTGGAAAAGACCCACTgttccagtgcacaaagcaaggtccataaaacgTGGTGtgttctgacctcaacccctttAAACAAAAGTTTCATTAAGGGTTGTGGCATGTCCACAGCCGTTCCTGAAAATATACTAAGTGCAGGCTGAATTACACACTGGACCAGGAACCAATCAATAGAATCCAAGCAGATGCAAGAAAAACGTATCAGTTCCACACAGACTGTATCCAGTGCAGATCAAACCTGGTCCAACGGAGCTGTGAACACCTGACTTTTATctgaattgtattttttttatccttTGTCATGTCTCTCACCTCTGCAGGACCCATCAGATTGGCACTTTCTCCTATGCTCTCCTCAATATAGGTGCGCTCCTCGTCAGTGATGGTTGGATGTTCAGCAGGACTCTCGTAAGACACTAAGATCCAGAATACGTACCACACTAGGCCGAAACTCCCTAAAACAATGAATAATAACACAACAAACCTTgatgtaaattatatatatatagatatatggaGTGTCAGAAAGTCTGGTGCATCTAATGTTACCACGAATACAAACCCGTGGAAATAGCAAAGGAAAAATCAATAGTGTGTCAGGGACTAAATCTATACTACAGATTCAGCTCTGCCTCATActgaggctttacgttacatatGTGTGCTTTTAGGCAAATTGCATATGCACAAATGAATATAAAAGTGCATATTAATATTCCATACATACAGCTAATGTCTTTGTAATAAGATCATTTAAATTACCGTAAACATAGAAGACAGAAGACCAGCCAGTATACTGCACCAGGATGCCAGCCAGAGGCATGGCCACAACAGCTCCAGCATAAGAGCCTGTATGGAAGAAAAGAAATCAGATTACTGATACTTTCAGTGGAGGAGAACAATAAATATAGAACTGTATTTATAACACCAAGATAATATGAGCTAGGGTTTATTTTTAGCAAAGCCAGGTCCTGCTTATAGATAGAAATCACACTCTAAATCATCCTACAGCAGTTAAGGAATCTATTAGTTACATTACTGGGATGGATCCAAAGATAGTTTTACTAATCCCACTTCCCTAGATAGGCAGCCAAGCACCAGATTTCAGCCCAGAGCGATGTTGGCTTTGCTTATGCTAGTAACATCAAGCATAAGCTAATACAGCACATTTTTTATCCAAATGACGTTTTGTCCATCAGATTTACACAATTCCTTTGCCACTCTACGCAATGCCCTCTTTTTTCTATTCAAATTTAGCATTTTCATTCCTTTACATCCCAATCTAGTTGCATCTAATTGCCAAATGTACCAAAAACCTCCTCCTTCCCTGCAGACCCTCAACCTGACCAATGAGCACCACAGATTATCATGCATCCCCTCCAACACAAGCAAACTTGCTGACTGCTTcatttcacctgccagagattAAAGATTGTGTATCAACCAAAATattgaccagccagcaaaggagGCAACTGCAGCGGCAATAAGGAACTTGTTCAACCATACCCTCTCAGACCTAGCAGATTGTGTCTGTGTTGGGAACCCAGCCTATTCCATAAAAGCATATTACGAAGTTGTTGTATTATACATGCCAACCctttatatatacgtatatatgtggTTAAAGAAAGAGTGTCCAACATAcctttaattatataaagggtttggtgtgaagaaactcTAGTGACCTAAACACAAATTCATTAAATACTGGGAATGAACTGAACATGTGCTTACCACAAAAGGAGGTAGTAGCCAAGCGACTCCGTTCCAGTGGAGGGGCCCATTTACTCCAGATCCCATGGCATGCTGGGTACGTCACTCCCTGTCatgaaacaataataattttaattataattattaagttttacagatacagatttatttttacaaaccaCTTCATTTGGGTTGCAGGGGGTTCAATGCCACCTACAGTACGAACGCTAAGCATAGAACATTATTAGACCCTGGACAGGAAACCAATCCATCCAAGGGAGACAAATACTTCCAGATTCACTTTcttacttactcacacctaggaTAAATTTAGAGTATCAATCTACCTCCTGCCATAAGGTGTGGGAAAACTGGAGTACCCAGAAACAAGCCCAGGCAGATATGCAACACCAAAGACATTGACCAAATGTGAGCATCTTACCAAAGaccttaaatataaatgttgctATGCAGTACCCACCATTGTACCCATTTTAAATGGTTGAGTAATGCAAATTGAACCAAGAATATGATATTTCCAACAAAATGAAACTAAATagcaactttaaaaaaaataaaaagtaaataaaagtactGAAATATTACTTCTTGAACCTGCGACTTTCTGATCACTAACCCTGTACTTTAACCAGCGAGCTATCACTTCCTGCTGCTGTGCTGCATTGCAGCTTGAGTCATTCTAGCAGATTAAATGACATCAGTGTGGTATGAGTACACAGCAACCAGACAAAGCAGTAAGATCATCGCATACTGACCACATCTGATTATGTCATTTTCTGATGCAACATCTATGAGATCCCACAGAAGACCTTGAGAAATCTGATACTAAAAGCATGCTACCAATACAATGCTTCTCTACATTATTACTACTAATCATAGAAGACCAAACATTTCGTGAAACACCTTAGATCGTCAGAATAAACgtgggttttttatttctagtgACAAAAAGATTTAACAGGAATGatgaaaaataagaaaaataagggTACATAAAATGCTCTTTCAAGGTCAATGCCTGAATTCACAAATGACAGAATGGGCACCACATCTCAAGGTCAcatctcaaggtttcttccttgtaaAATATAGGACCTTtgttcttgccactgttgcacTAGGTTTGCTCATTATGAAATCTAATTGTTCCTGGAATCTAAAGTACTATACCAACAAACTGTAACCAAATTGAGAGGGGGGCTTTAACATTAATGCGCATCGTTTTGGATTGGAATATCAGACAAGGTCATGATGAGGTGTCCACATGTTTGTGTTCATACAGTGTAAGTCGAAAGAGGGAATAATGCTTTTTGAGACCATAACTGATCGCATACCTCCACCAGTCCCTGCAGTATCCTCACGAATATAACGCAGCCGTAGTGAACACGAGCAGCAGACGGGATGAACATGTTGAGGAAGGAGGTGAGAACAATGGCTGCTCCAAACACTctgatacacacaaacacacagcacacttacacactgcattattattattatctctaCTACACAAAAAACATCctgtatattaattaaaaagtattttaCAAGCAGAATGAATAcgtgttatattttatttattttaagcagAAAAGCTTGAAAGAATGCATTATTTACTCACACTACCATGtctaaaataaatactgtaatacaGTTTCTGCATCATTTAAAGGAGAAACTCAGTCCCACCCTTGATGCTCCTGGTTTTGCGTTTTTTTCCATTACAAGTAAGTCACGACTCTTCTTGTTTCTTGGGAGCCGAGATCCCCACCGTACAATGGTTTTTTGCCtcttttattataaatagtgtatttcttttataaaaaaaaataactctAGCATTACAGTCATTTTTGCTTTGCCGAATGTAACGTTCCCATAATTCCAATCTGACACTGTTAAACTTAAATACCCCATTTAAGATCAGCACAATTTTAAAAGGCACATCTGTTCTTATGTTCTTatgtaaatgattttatttgtttaaaaaatatacacatttaaataaagaaaattcaAGCTAAAATAATTTGCGTATTTTACACTATACACAATATATAgcctatatatataaatatattaaaataaacacatatagCTACTAAAGACTACTTTATCATCGAGGTTTGTATAATattcagattaaaaaacaattcataaaatacattaaaatttcTAATATCTAAGACTATCTAAGACTTTGCAGCATAAGAATATTAAAAgctacagtatttctgattagATGAAAATCATCCTGCTGTTCTTCATGCACTGAATTTATGGGTTCCTGGCGAATTGCAAGATGAGCACAAGTTATTAATTACAGCAGAAACCGACTTGTCATAAATATGCTGAATTCATTTTGCCAAAATATTGTAACACTGTGTGTTCTATGAATGCCAGCTTAGTGCTGTACTGCTCAGATCACGATGCAGTATAAAGAACTCAGATTTCCATCCATGTTATAGCAACGCTTATGCAATATTAGGGGAATG
Coding sequences:
- the slc17a6b gene encoding vesicular glutamate transporter 2.1, which codes for MDTPKEPGFVPNKEGFKQLAGKTLGHLHKVLEKRQKPGENIELTQDGRPAQSTERKTPLCDCTCFGLPRRYIIAIMSGLGFCISFGIRCNLGVAIVSMVNNSTIHVNGKIIIKEKAKFNWDPETVGMIHGSFFWGYIVTQIPGGYISSRLAANRVFGAAIVLTSFLNMFIPSAARVHYGCVIFVRILQGLVEGVTYPACHGIWSKWAPPLERSRLATTSFCGSYAGAVVAMPLAGILVQYTGWSSVFYVYGSFGLVWYVFWILVSYESPAEHPTITDEERTYIEESIGESANLMGPAEKFKTPWRKFFTSMPVYAIIVANFCRSWTFYLLLISQPAYFEEVFGFEISKVGMLSALPHLVMTIIVPIGGQLADHLRSKNIMSTTNVRKIMNCGGFGMEATLLLIVGYSQSKGVAISFLVLAVGFSGFAISGFNVNHLDIAPRYASILMGISNGVGTLSGMVCPLIVGAMTKNKTREEWQYVFLIASMVHYGGVIFYGLFASGEKQPWADPEQTSEEKCGFIDEDELAEETGDITQNYGALAGPAKSYGATSQLNGGWADGWEKREEYVQEGAEEGGYGYRQGGNYS